The following nucleotide sequence is from Salvia splendens isolate huo1 chromosome 2, SspV2, whole genome shotgun sequence.
tgtttttcaaatttgaattcaagtatgcattaattacattttatggttccaaaaaagtaaaaaaattatacacaaatcatTAATATATGATCATAATATTATACAGGTTCCATGTACTATATATGTgtccatatattttaattaaatgcacAAAAACACTAATTTATTTCTCAAATAAACTAATTTTTGGTTATATAAAATTTGGTCATTGGAGAAAGAATGATGATATATGCATGTCCAAGAAAAGATAAAAATGATGAGGTCACGTGGTAGTGATGGTCAAATTGCTAATAATAGCCGAGTAGATACAAAATATAACTTATATAGCTTAATTCATTCGATTAATAAAGCAATAGTTTGAGTTATCAAAATTATAGATGAATGAATTTCAAAGAAAGTTAACATGCATCAAAAAGAATGACAAATGTTTAATTTCACAGTATGTATGATTATAGACATCTCAGATTCAATTGTCACAgcctataataaaaatatacgaGTAGTATAATAGTAAATCGAAAATTAAATCAGGAAAttctcttgttttttttttcattgacAAAAACCAGCGCCCATATTAAAAGGGAGTCCTTACCTAGTTAGGTCTCGTGACTCTTTCTCATTTCTCTACTTTCATTGTCCAAAATGAGGAGTTTGGGCCCAAAAATCTTTTAGATAAGGTAATAAGATCttaatatcttattttatgttttttttggtgCAACACACTCCTGCGGCCGGGCCGGATCTGAAACTGTCGGTTCCGGTTCAACGAAAGGTGAAGCTGGAATCGGCTCATGAAGGGTCCAAAAcggtttgttttttaattatataaaacctTCATGATTTATGTATAAAATCGCACGGTTTTTAAATACTATTCCATTTTTGGAATCGGATTTGAACCGCCTAACAAATCGGTTTCGAGCCGAAGTGTCGGATTCAGTATTGAAAAGCtacttattaatatttaattcagTTGGATCTTAATTACAAATACCCTAACATTAACTAAATCAGCTCTAGCTAAAGTTGACTAGAGATTTTTGCATCTCATTTCACTGCTCATAGTGATATATGtatataggagtactatattaaaGCAAAATGAAGGATTTGACACCTCTCTCACAAATGTAACAGAGATTTTCCTGTTCTTTGTTGAGAATTAAAATCTAATGAAATTAGGTTTTGACAAAGACATTCATCAAACCATTCTCACATTATATACTATAAACAATTATTTAGATAGATACGTGCTTGACTAACTAATAATATACTGTCAATTGCATTTCACTGTATAAACATTAACAATTAGTCCAACCACAAACTAGCATCAATTCAAGCATTATTGGATTTGATTCAAATAATTTAGACTTTGATTGGTTGTGGAAATAAATTAACTTACTCCATAAAAATTGTTTTGTCCCATTTGTTTGACCATAATATATATTCAAAATTCAAGTTACATCACCTGTACTCATCACTCGATAATATTTTATAACACAAATGGGCATATCACATGCACTCTATTATTACACTGTGATTTCtcattttgaattatatatcgCTATATCAAATaaatcattttgtcatttgcTACCTCTAAATAATTAATGACAAAATTGAGAATAGTAGCAGAGGTCAATCACTCCTTATCCATAAGTAGACACAGTTATTTCACACACgaaaatatgagagaaaatatatatttttgatattTAGAAAGGGGATTTTGAACTGTTTCCACACAgatatttgaagaaaatataaataatagtcTTGCATGTGATGGACATTGACAAAGATGCATAGTACAATTCAGTGCTATTTCATGTGACACAGCAATCATATTGATGTGCAATATTCAAGTAAATAATATATGCATCATTTCATTGGGTAAGTTAttgtaaattataatttaaatattactatatttttatatgtGGATATTGCATTTTGTGGGCCATAATAAAAGTAATAAATTAGCACAATTTTCACAAACAAAAGTTCCTTTTTCTATAAGACTTGTGTTTCTTGTTGTCTCGAGTTGGgaaattaatttttctatttaaaaGTATGGGCTTGGTATTTTCTGAAGCCCAAGTTCAGACAATTagttgaaaaataattaaattgggcCATATTTATTTCTTAGTATGAGAAGCCCAATATTTAAACTGGGCTTTTATCCTCTCTTCAATTTTGATAATACACCAAGAATTAAAGTCGTTATATATTGGGCCTTCATATTAAAGTCGTAAATATTTGTTCGTAATATGATATAAACTTTGTAAATATTTGATTGTGTATGTAATTTTCATATTATTCTATTTAAAACCCAATTAAGGTTACTCAAGTTTGTTTAATTAGTAAGACCAGTTAATGTAAAGACGTGCGCtaactcaaaaataaataaataaaatattaattcgatatttgatttatatttttataaatttttagaaAACTTATATAAGTTATATAACCTTAACAACGCTCGTTTAAGCTCGATAATAAACTTGCTCATTCTAATTCAATGATCTTTATAATTCTTGAAAAGGAATGAGATAACGTAATAAATACCACAATTTAATATGTAGTACTAATAAAAATGAGGAAGATGTACAAGAAAAGAACCAAGTACTCCATCTCGTGTAACCCCAAAACTGTAATACATTTAGATAGTAACAATACATATGTAGTGAATATTCTCACTTTCTTTCCCTTCATACATAAGGAGAAACCTAgttaacacacacacacaaactcaatatatatatgtagGGTTCAggttttagggtttagggttacaTTGATGACTACATAAaagtttaatttgttaatttttcaTGACAAAATTTGTGCATGTTCCCTAATGTAGACTTGTTGAGAGCAGAAACTTTGCTGAACTTCAAATGCTAGCTCCTCCACACTCACTTGGCACTCCAACCCTATCTGTCATCACAAAAAAACTACTAtaaattcacacacacacacacacatcaaaAGCATTTTTGCATTGTGATTCTTGAATAACATTTTATATGTTTTTATTGGATTTAATTAGTATCCCTAGCTATACAATCATGTGATCAAAATTGTTTCTTAATTAGTGTGATCAAATTAAAGACACACATAAATTATACCTTGACGACAAAGGAGTAAAGAACAGTATCTTCCATGGTGCTAATGTTCAAGTGAAGAATCTCAAAGGAAAGCCTCTCCAAGACACCAACGATCCTCACGATCTGCCCCGGGATTCGTTTAGATATAGTTCTTAGAATCACATTGGAGCCCGAGATCTTCGCCTCCACATCAGCAACCGGTGAGTTGCAGCAAGCTCCCAACTCCTTGAAATCCCCAAAAAAGGGGGTTTCTGGCTGAGGAGGACTGAGCCTGAACTGCCTAGGGCTGGGCACCGGGCTGGGGCTCAGgctcttcctcctcttcttcgtCTCCAACGACTGCACCAC
It contains:
- the LOC121771395 gene encoding transcription factor MUTE-like, with product MSHIAVERNRRKQMNDHLKVLRSLTPCFYIKRGDQASIIGGVIEFIKELHQVVQSLETKKRRKSLSPSPVPSPRQFRLSPPQPETPFFGDFKELGACCNSPVADVEAKISGSNVILRTISKRIPGQIVRIVGVLERLSFEILHLNISTMEDTVLYSFVVKIGLECQVSVEELAFEVQQSFCSQQVYIREHAQILS